From one Lysinibacillus sp. G4S2 genomic stretch:
- the rplT gene encoding 50S ribosomal protein L20, with product MPRVKGGTVTRKRRKKVLKLAKGYYGSKHTLYKVANQAVMKSGQYAYRDRRQKKRDFRKLWITRINAAARMNGLSYSRLMHGLKVAGIEVNRKMLADLAVTDAAAFTQLAESAKKAVAK from the coding sequence ATGCCACGCGTAAAAGGCGGAACAGTGACGCGCAAACGTCGTAAAAAAGTATTAAAATTAGCTAAAGGTTACTACGGTTCTAAACATACATTATACAAAGTTGCTAACCAAGCAGTAATGAAATCAGGTCAATATGCATACCGTGACCGTCGTCAGAAAAAACGTGATTTCCGTAAATTATGGATCACTCGTATCAACGCAGCTGCTCGCATGAATGGTCTTTCATACAGCCGTTTAATGCACGGTTTAAAAGTTGCTGGTATCGAAGTTAACCGTAAAATGTTAGCTGATCTAGCTGTAACTGATGCAGCAGCATTCACTCAATTAGCTGAATCTGCTAAAAAAGCAGTAGCTAAATAA
- a CDS encoding dUTP diphosphatase encodes MNLQHLFKMQKELDDFIEKTQNINRNVFKEKGLALMVELAELANETRCFKFWSTKGPSERDVILEEYVDSIHFILSLGLLQGYTAIEKWPVIEEKRDLTETFLITQDYILKFISQPTEDSYLAIWQCYGLLAYNLGFTFEDVVGAYIEKNEENYNRQRSGY; translated from the coding sequence ATGAATTTACAACATTTGTTTAAAATGCAGAAAGAACTTGATGATTTCATCGAGAAAACACAGAATATTAATCGTAATGTATTTAAAGAAAAAGGTTTAGCATTAATGGTAGAGCTGGCCGAACTCGCCAATGAAACACGTTGCTTTAAGTTTTGGAGCACAAAGGGACCCTCAGAGCGTGATGTGATTTTAGAGGAATATGTGGATTCGATTCATTTTATATTATCACTTGGTCTATTACAAGGTTATACGGCGATAGAAAAATGGCCAGTCATTGAAGAAAAGCGAGATTTAACAGAGACGTTTTTAATAACTCAGGACTATATTTTAAAGTTTATTAGTCAACCAACAGAGGATAGTTATTTAGCTATTTGGCAATGCTATGGATTACTTGCGTATAATCTAGGCTTTACGTTTGAGGACGTTGTTGGGGCATATATAGAGAAAAATGAAGAGAATTATAATCGTCAGCGTTCAGGATATTAA
- a CDS encoding sigma-w pathway protein ysdB, translating to MLPLLIRLAVIALIIYVFYKAIRYITDPKRKLDEAYERGQYYFYDDVKNVRKNFFISYKGALFEGEKYLGTTDDAFEVVTIFVGARDAATLQGFTKRDFEYLQQEILLNYPSAKINWKQPIEKLMHNTSS from the coding sequence ATGTTGCCGTTACTTATTCGACTTGCTGTTATTGCGCTTATTATCTATGTATTTTATAAAGCGATTCGTTATATAACCGATCCTAAGCGAAAACTTGATGAAGCCTATGAAAGAGGCCAATATTATTTTTATGATGACGTCAAAAATGTCCGAAAAAATTTCTTTATCTCTTATAAGGGTGCTCTTTTCGAAGGTGAAAAATACCTCGGTACTACTGATGATGCCTTCGAAGTTGTTACGATTTTCGTTGGTGCCCGTGACGCCGCTACATTGCAAGGTTTTACAAAAAGAGACTTTGAATACCTACAGCAGGAAATCCTATTGAACTATCCTAGCGCAAAAATAAACTGGAAGCAGCCCATTGAAAAGCTTATGCACAACACATCCTCATGA
- the infC gene encoding translation initiation factor IF-3 produces the protein MYVNEGIRARELRLIDHNGDQLGVKTRNEALEIATRVNLDLVLVAPQAKPPVARIMDYGKFKFEQQKKDREIRKNQKVIVMKEVRLSPTIDEHDFQTKLRNAIKFLEKGDKVKCSLRFKGRAITHKDIGQRVLDRFAEACAEVSTVEQKPKMEGRSMFLVLQPKNEK, from the coding sequence ATGTATGTAAACGAAGGCATTCGCGCACGTGAACTTCGATTAATCGATCACAATGGTGACCAGCTTGGTGTAAAGACACGTAATGAAGCGCTAGAAATCGCCACTCGTGTAAACTTGGATCTTGTCCTTGTGGCCCCTCAAGCCAAGCCGCCAGTCGCTCGTATCATGGACTATGGTAAATTTAAGTTTGAACAGCAAAAGAAAGACCGTGAAATTCGTAAAAATCAAAAGGTCATCGTAATGAAAGAGGTTCGTTTGAGCCCAACAATCGATGAACATGATTTCCAAACGAAGCTACGTAATGCGATTAAATTCCTTGAAAAAGGTGATAAAGTTAAATGTAGCCTACGTTTCAAAGGTCGTGCGATTACACATAAAGACATTGGTCAACGTGTGTTAGATCGTTTTGCTGAAGCTTGTGCTGAAGTATCGACGGTTGAACAAAAACCGAAGATGGAAGGCCGAAGCATGTTCTTAGTTCTTCAACCAAAGAACGAGAAATAA
- a CDS encoding DUF1294 domain-containing protein — MGQAFLAYMAVVSIVLLIMMGMDKSKAKKHEWRIAERTLFTLAIAGGAVGGVLGMYLFRHKTRHNSFAFGFPLLAVIQVFIIVQIW; from the coding sequence ATGGGGCAAGCATTTTTGGCTTATATGGCAGTTGTATCTATAGTTCTGCTCATTATGATGGGTATGGATAAATCAAAAGCAAAAAAGCATGAATGGCGTATTGCTGAACGTACGTTATTTACGTTAGCAATTGCAGGTGGGGCAGTAGGTGGCGTGCTTGGAATGTATTTATTCCGTCACAAGACACGTCATAACAGTTTTGCATTTGGCTTCCCGTTACTAGCAGTTATTCAAGTTTTTATCATAGTACAAATCTGGTGA
- the rpmI gene encoding 50S ribosomal protein L35, translating into MPKMKTHRGAAKRFKKTGSGKLKYDRAYGSHLFANKSTKQKRHLRKANIVSSGDFKRIKSLLVYMK; encoded by the coding sequence ATGCCAAAAATGAAAACTCACCGTGGAGCTGCGAAACGTTTCAAAAAAACGGGTTCAGGTAAATTAAAATATGACCGTGCTTATGGAAGCCACTTATTCGCAAACAAATCTACGAAACAAAAACGTCACCTACGTAAAGCGAACATCGTTTCATCTGGTGACTTCAAACGCATCAAATCTTTACTTGTTTACATGAAATAA
- the thrS gene encoding threonine--tRNA ligase, with protein sequence MSDMIKLTFPDGAVKEFAKGTSTDDVALSISPGLRKKAYAGKVNGVLVDLKTPIEEDATISIVTQDDEEALEILRHSTAHLTAQAIKRLFPEVKLGIGPVIEGGFYYDIDAPTAITAEDLPAIEKEMKKIIAENLEIERKNVSRAEAQAIYEKIGDEYKLELLEAIPADEQVSIYHQGEFFDLCRGIHAPSTGKLREFKLLSLAGAYWRGNSDNKMLQRVYGTAFFKKEDLKHHLQMLEEAKERDHRKIGKELELFTLSQTVGQGLPLWLPNGATIRRIIERYIVDKEVRLGYKHVYTPVLGSKKLYETSGHWGHYQDDMFPPMEMDNETLVLRPMNCPHHMMVYKSSMHSYRQLPIRIAELGTQHRYESSGGLSGLQRVRGMTLNDAHIFVRPDQIKDEFKRVVNLVLEVYKDFNLNDYKFRLSYRDPADTEKYYDDDQMWEKAQGMLKEAMDDLGLDYYEAEGEAAFYGPKLDVQVKTAIGKDETLSTVQLDFLQPERFDLTYVGEDGKPHRPVVIHRGVVSTMERFVAFLIEEYKGAFPTWLAPVQVEVIPVSNEAHFDYAKQIEEQLTAAGLRVEMDDREEKLGYKIREAQMKKIPYMLVIGDKEVEAGGVNVRRYGSKDSETISFQDFLANIKAEITK encoded by the coding sequence ATGTCAGATATGATTAAATTAACTTTCCCAGATGGCGCTGTAAAGGAATTTGCAAAAGGCACATCTACTGATGACGTGGCATTATCAATTAGCCCAGGACTTCGTAAAAAAGCCTATGCTGGTAAAGTAAACGGTGTCTTAGTAGATTTAAAAACACCAATTGAAGAGGATGCAACAATCTCGATTGTGACACAAGATGATGAGGAAGCACTTGAAATTCTACGTCACTCGACAGCACACTTAACAGCACAAGCGATTAAACGTTTATTCCCAGAAGTTAAACTTGGTATTGGTCCAGTTATTGAAGGTGGCTTCTACTACGATATTGATGCACCAACAGCTATCACTGCTGAAGACCTACCGGCAATCGAAAAAGAAATGAAAAAAATTATCGCTGAAAACCTAGAAATAGAGCGCAAAAATGTTAGCCGTGCAGAAGCACAAGCGATTTATGAAAAAATCGGCGATGAATATAAATTAGAATTACTTGAAGCAATTCCAGCAGATGAGCAAGTTTCTATTTACCATCAAGGTGAATTTTTCGACCTTTGCCGTGGTATCCACGCACCATCAACAGGCAAGCTTCGTGAGTTCAAACTTCTTTCATTAGCGGGTGCTTACTGGAGAGGTAACTCAGATAACAAAATGCTACAACGTGTTTATGGAACAGCTTTCTTTAAAAAAGAAGATTTAAAACATCATCTTCAAATGCTTGAAGAAGCAAAAGAGCGTGACCATCGTAAAATTGGTAAGGAATTAGAATTGTTCACTTTATCTCAAACAGTTGGTCAAGGTTTACCACTATGGTTACCAAACGGCGCAACAATTCGTCGCATTATTGAGCGTTATATTGTAGATAAAGAAGTGCGTCTTGGCTACAAACATGTTTATACACCAGTATTAGGCTCGAAAAAATTATATGAAACATCAGGCCACTGGGGACATTACCAAGATGACATGTTCCCACCAATGGAAATGGATAACGAAACATTAGTATTGCGACCAATGAACTGTCCACACCATATGATGGTTTATAAATCATCAATGCATTCTTATCGTCAGCTTCCTATTCGTATTGCCGAGTTAGGAACACAACATCGATATGAAAGCTCAGGTGGACTATCTGGTTTACAACGCGTACGCGGTATGACTTTAAATGATGCGCATATTTTTGTACGTCCTGACCAAATTAAAGATGAATTTAAACGTGTTGTGAATTTGGTTCTTGAAGTGTATAAAGATTTTAATTTAAATGATTACAAATTCCGTTTATCTTATCGTGATCCTGCAGACACTGAAAAGTATTACGATGATGATCAAATGTGGGAAAAAGCACAAGGTATGTTAAAAGAGGCAATGGATGACCTTGGCTTAGATTATTACGAAGCTGAAGGCGAAGCGGCGTTCTATGGTCCAAAATTAGACGTACAAGTAAAAACAGCTATTGGTAAAGATGAAACATTATCTACTGTTCAACTTGACTTTTTACAACCAGAGCGCTTTGACTTAACTTACGTAGGAGAAGATGGTAAACCACATCGTCCAGTTGTTATTCACCGTGGTGTTGTATCAACAATGGAACGCTTCGTTGCCTTCTTAATTGAAGAATATAAAGGTGCATTCCCAACATGGTTAGCACCAGTACAAGTTGAAGTTATCCCAGTTTCAAATGAAGCACACTTTGATTATGCAAAACAAATTGAAGAGCAATTAACTGCAGCGGGCTTACGTGTTGAAATGGATGACCGTGAAGAAAAACTAGGCTACAAAATCCGTGAAGCACAAATGAAAAAAATCCCGTATATGCTTGTTATCGGTGATAAAGAAGTTGAGGCTGGTGGTGTAAATGTACGTCGCTACGGCTCAAAAGATTCAGAAACAATTAGCTTCCAGGACTTCCTAGCTAACATTAAAGCAGAAATTACAAAATAA